Genomic window (Vulpes lagopus strain Blue_001 chromosome 6, ASM1834538v1, whole genome shotgun sequence):
TGATGTTAACCTATATACAGGATTGAACTATCAAAAGGAAACCGGGCTTTTGACACCAGATAATATTAAAGAGTTTCTGGTATAtcataagtgctcaataaatacagcTTCCTTCCCCCAAACACCCCAACTTCCACATGTCATTTTAGCAACTCCCTGTATGTCACTTCTATTGCAATCTGTACTGACTTCCTCTAATCCAGAAGTGACTGCATTTCAGTAGTAGGAGAGTTTTATAAACTTAATTCTTTAGCATTTTTTGGGCTGGAACTGTACCTTTAAGTTCCACAGATGATAAACCTCTCATTTGTAACTGATTAAGAAATGCCACAAATATGTATAATAATTAGCAttaagccttttttcttttcctctcatgATCTGGAAATTAAGTCACTGTAGAagattgttcattttattatcatCAGAGGCCATTTCATTAACCAGCTGTTCTATAGACAATTGGATAGCATTCTTAACAAGAGAAGAAGCTGTTTCTATTAAGAGTGTTTCATACTGTTCTGAAGTTCTACCCTCAAAACCACTATCATTAGCAAAAACCCCTACTTGCTCATTTTCAATAGAAATTAAGAATTGCTTAGGGacatttttagatttcttaaCATCAAATTCACTGATTTCAGTGtctgtaataataatagcaattggctccattcttttgctttcttctggtTTGGGTTTCTCTGCAGTGACCTCATTTTCTCTCAGCTCAGATTCCTGGCTCAGTTCAGTAACTTTAGGCTCACTCTCCTCGGCTACAATTTCTCTACTTTCGTGCTCTTCCCAATTTGGTTCACTTTCTAGGATATTGCTTCTAGCTTCTTCCACAATTTGCTGATCTGGGATTGTAGGTGAGGGAAGAACATCAGAAACCACTGGTGGCTGTTCTGTTTCTGAAGTTTCAATTGCGCTTGCTTGTGGGGGTTGAACACTCTGTTTTTCCTCAATCGTTTCAGTATCTCCTTCAAGGATTAGAGTTCCTGGGTGAACAGCAGAATGCCTGGTATCTAACCCAAGTTCTACTGAAATCACCTTTTCTCCAGGTGTAGTTGTGCTGTTGCTCACCTTTGGTTCACAGATCTCATCACCTCCTTTCCGTGAGACCTCTTCACTTACATCCTGGGGCAACTTGGTCTTTGTTGTCTGGTCATCTGATTGGGCTGCAGCTTTTGTATCCAAATGTTCAGCCTCTCCCTGGACTCTGATGCTGCAGTCTGAGTCTTCTATAATTTTGGAATGAttacttcttttctctccttttgagAATTTTATGCAAGGAATCTTAAGTCCggattttgcctttttcttagaAAGATCAGCATCCTCAGCActgatttcaggttgtacttTAGCCTCAAAGAGCTTTTGCTGCTTTGAAGATTCTGACCTTTTCCTGCGTGTTACAAGACGTTTGATTGAGGCCCAGGCACCCCCTGGGGGCTGTGGCTGATTGGAAGCTCCTGCTTCTGGTGGACACTTCATTGCTGCCCCAGCAGCTTCAGAGCTAGCCCTGGGCTTCATTGCTTtggttgctttctttcttctcttgaagCAAAGCACTGATGCTCTTTCCTCTTGCCTCTCATCTTGAGGACTAACTTCTGTTGGTCTCTTCTCATCCTTGCTTTCAACCTGAATTTCAGAAACTGTGGTCTCCATTTTTACATTACACTCGTTCTTCCTCTAGAaaactatattctctcttccttagcagtctttaaaaagtgggcagaaaatATCATAGTAAGTAAAAATTCTTTCAGATGTATTCACTCTTTGTGTCTTACTCCATACAGTTATTTTAGGTGGTGGTTTCTCCAGCGTATAATTCCTAGTTTCTCTCTTACTTGtaatttctgtctttaatttcttcatgaaaGCCCTTTactggatagatttttttttttttttttaaggatcaacctgatgagagaaaagagagtggtattttattttgccaTCAGCCAACTGTTTTCTATAGAAAGATTTCAGTTGAATATATATGATGCTATCAGGCACACTTCCCATCTAATAACCTACTGACTgcagaataaaaaatatcaaaaagatctcaatgtgaatctattttgctttgttctctttGTTTAAACTTCAACTTGGATTATTTGCAAATCTGATTATCAGTTCTTTCACTGTGCTATCTTTATGGATGTTTATGACTCAGATTCAAGTTAACAAACGACCATAACAAAACAGAGCAAGGCGGTAAGCAAGCTAGGATGATTTCTATTACATACAATAAAGAATTCTGCAGCCACAAAGGATCTTAGAGATCATTCGAGTCCAGCCAGATGAAGCAGCTGAGCTCCAGAGTGGGTAGCTGGAGTGCCTAAAGCCATACAGTTAGATAAGGTCATAGCCAGAGTTAGAACTGAAGACTGACTCTCCAGTGTTCTTTCCATTATACCATAAGGTTTCTGTTCTAAAAATGTGTGTTCCATCAGAGAGGTGCTACTTTTCATACATACGCTGGGAAATTTAACATCACTGTCATTCTCTCCTCTTAAATTTAGTTgtataattttgacattttttttccataaacatagactgttcaaatattttccataatgaGCACATAGTTGAAGGTCAGTAAGAGTGAATGATAATAATAGCTGACGTATATTGAGCAACTCCTATGCATTAAGAAATGCGAAGCACTTTTACATACATCTCTAATCTTCCCCACAACACTACAAAATGAGTAGGCGGTGGTATCACtatttacagaggaagaaactgaggcatagagattAAGCAAATTGCCTGAGATTACACAGCTAGTAGGTAACAGAGATCGGATTGAATCAAATTGCCTGTTTCTGAAGCCCATGCTCTGAAAGTGGGCATCAGAGTTTTATCAGAAAAATGAATCGTTCAGAGATACTAATCTGCACTATATTCAATAgtcaaaaatttaattattaaatatttaaccatAATGCAGCCCATCAACTCATAATTGAACCAACATTAGACCGAATTCTTGCTATTTTACAATCAGGCTTTTGAAATTCTCTATCTTTTGTTCTTGGCTTTGGAACTAATTTGAAAGCCAAATAAAATGGATAAGCCAGCAACTGGCAAACTGATTAGATatgtataaacataaaattaatccACAGAACAGTATGACAGCACCAATGAACACAGATGCGAGGCGGTGATCTAACAGAAGCTGTATTAATTTTTGTTGCTGGAGGTCCTACAATAAGCAAGGGGACTCTTCCGTTTTTGTGTAAGTCCTTCAGCCCTGAAGGTTTATTTGGGTAGCTCTTGACTGTATGAACCACAGAAGCAACTGGAGCTCTGAAAATCAGTTTACAATCTAAGTAAATATTCCTTTGGGTTGGGAGTTACATACTCTGTGCCCCTGACAGAAGGACAAAGTCCTCCCAGAACAGCGGGGGGGCTAACACCTGAACATTGCAGGCGTCCCTCCTCGGGTAAGGGGGGAGCTTTCATAAGCTCTGGAGCCAGGGCTGATCACAGCTCGCTCGGAGCTCTCAGCACCTGGGTCCCTACCAACCAGAGGCGGCACAACAGAAATACAGGAGTCAGATCACGTTTGGGCTGGCACCGTCCGAAGTTAATCTGGATCGCCCAAAGACAAGAGCTTGAGCAGCTCCCTTTCGAACGTCGATCACGGCAGAAATAAAACAGCCAAACACAGCCCTAGCACCCCCTCCCCGTTAGGGGAAAATACAACCTGCGGACGTAGACTTTGCAGGATGTTAGCGTGTAAAGGGCGCTCC
Coding sequences:
- the AKAP5 gene encoding A-kinase anchor protein 5, translated to METTVSEIQVESKDEKRPTEVSPQDERQEERASVLCFKRRKKATKAMKPRASSEAAGAAMKCPPEAGASNQPQPPGGAWASIKRLVTRRKRSESSKQQKLFEAKVQPEISAEDADLSKKKAKSGLKIPCIKFSKGEKRSNHSKIIEDSDCSIRVQGEAEHLDTKAAAQSDDQTTKTKLPQDVSEEVSRKGGDEICEPKVSNSTTTPGEKVISVELGLDTRHSAVHPGTLILEGDTETIEEKQSVQPPQASAIETSETEQPPVVSDVLPSPTIPDQQIVEEARSNILESEPNWEEHESREIVAEESEPKVTELSQESELRENEVTAEKPKPEESKRMEPIAIIITDTEISEFDVKKSKNVPKQFLISIENEQVGVFANDSGFEGRTSEQYETLLIETASSLVKNAIQLSIEQLVNEMASDDNKMNNLLQ